In Bacteroides coprosuis DSM 18011, the following are encoded in one genomic region:
- a CDS encoding protein of unknown function DUF1460 (InterPro IPR010846~KEGG: bth:BT_1087 putative xylanase~PFAM: Protein of unknown function DUF1460~SPTR: Xylanase;~IMG reference gene:2504106593~PFAM: Protein of unknown function (DUF1460)), whose protein sequence is MKKVFFFFSILFFLSGNAQENQNLIIKNALQYIGTPYRAHTLEFGHQEKLVENKKAVDCTTFVEYVLAQSLAQLDSINKQSEKTFLQKIRYRDGIINGYTSRLHYFSEWIQEGEKNKFITDITALEATDSMYIALSYMSTHPQYYKHLSNSSQNREEIAEVEKSISGTIIKWLPEQKLPTEGLPWIKNGDIIALTVGIYGLDISHVGFAIYQGGQLHLLHASSAKGKVIIEPIPLSTMLQRNKNWTGIRVLRPNVYLDQKEYTKTEALIESKDSTENKIDSLKILTE, encoded by the coding sequence ATGAAAAAAGTATTCTTCTTTTTCTCTATTCTTTTTTTTCTATCAGGCAATGCTCAAGAGAATCAAAACCTCATAATCAAGAATGCATTACAGTATATTGGTACCCCTTATAGAGCTCACACACTAGAGTTTGGACACCAAGAAAAATTAGTAGAAAACAAAAAGGCTGTAGATTGCACTACTTTTGTAGAGTATGTATTAGCTCAAAGTTTAGCTCAACTTGACAGTATCAATAAACAATCAGAAAAAACTTTTCTTCAAAAAATAAGATATAGAGACGGCATTATTAATGGATATACGTCCCGACTTCATTATTTTTCAGAATGGATCCAAGAAGGTGAAAAAAATAAATTCATCACTGACATTACTGCTCTAGAGGCTACTGATAGTATGTACATAGCCTTATCCTACATGTCTACACACCCACAATATTATAAACACTTGAGTAATTCTTCTCAAAACAGGGAAGAAATAGCGGAAGTAGAGAAAAGTATATCGGGAACAATTATTAAATGGCTACCTGAACAAAAACTACCTACAGAGGGATTGCCTTGGATTAAGAATGGAGATATTATTGCGCTAACAGTAGGCATCTACGGATTAGATATCAGTCATGTCGGTTTTGCAATATACCAAGGCGGTCAATTACATTTACTACATGCTTCATCGGCTAAGGGAAAAGTAATAATAGAGCCTATACCCCTAAGCACAATGCTCCAAAGGAATAAAAATTGGACAGGAATTAGAGTACTAAGGCCCAATGTATATCTAGATCAAAAAGAATATACGAAAACAGAAGCTCTGATTGAAAGTAAAGATTCAACTGAAAATAAAATAGATTCTTTAAAAATTCTTACAGAATAG